The following proteins come from a genomic window of Gordonia westfalica:
- the greA gene encoding transcription elongation factor GreA, giving the protein MTDTQVTWLTQESHDRLKSELDSLIANRPVIAAEINERREEGDLKENGGYHAAREEQGQQEARIRQLQELLNNAKVGEAPTQSGVALPGSVVTVYYDGDEKDTETFLIATREEGGKLETYSPSSPLGAALIDTKVGETREYSVPSGATIKVTLVSAEPYHG; this is encoded by the coding sequence ATGACCGACACCCAGGTGACCTGGTTGACCCAAGAGTCGCATGATCGCCTCAAGAGCGAGCTCGATTCATTGATCGCCAATCGTCCGGTCATTGCCGCCGAGATCAATGAGCGACGTGAAGAGGGCGACCTCAAGGAGAACGGCGGCTACCACGCTGCGCGCGAGGAGCAGGGCCAGCAGGAGGCGCGTATCCGCCAGCTGCAGGAACTGCTGAACAACGCCAAGGTCGGCGAGGCGCCGACGCAGTCCGGCGTCGCCCTGCCCGGTTCCGTCGTCACCGTCTACTACGACGGCGACGAGAAGGACACCGAGACCTTCCTGATCGCGACCCGCGAAGAGGGCGGCAAGCTCGAGACCTACTCCCCCAGCTCGCCCCTGGGTGCCGCACTCATCGACACCAAGGTCGGCGAGACGCGCGAGTACTCCGTGCCCAGCGGCGCGACGATCAAGGTGACCCTCGTCAGCGCGGAGCCGTACCACGGCTGA
- a CDS encoding DUF4352 domain-containing protein — protein sequence MTDPQNPQPGQPYPGQPQPGQAPYPGQPYGQQPQYGAPGPYGAPPAYQAPIQPPKKKKKWPWIVGILVVLIVIIAAVSGGGDEGTDNTASSGNSNSAEQAGSGNGDAGDDKGDKKTDEQAAGLNTPVRDGKFEFVITNVESGLSSVGENEFLTAEAQGQFVVVTMTVNNTSKEPKDFSPTNQKLFDTEGRSFEPDTTAQIYLGGSDIPVWDNINPGNTVEVKVVFDMPVDAKPASIELHDSMFSGGVKVNLG from the coding sequence ATGACCGACCCCCAGAATCCCCAGCCCGGGCAGCCGTACCCGGGCCAGCCCCAGCCCGGACAGGCCCCTTATCCGGGACAGCCCTACGGGCAGCAGCCTCAGTACGGTGCCCCCGGACCGTACGGTGCGCCGCCGGCGTATCAGGCTCCGATCCAGCCGCCGAAGAAGAAAAAGAAATGGCCGTGGATCGTCGGCATCCTGGTCGTGCTCATCGTCATCATCGCCGCCGTGTCCGGCGGTGGGGACGAGGGGACCGACAACACCGCCTCGTCGGGCAACTCGAACTCGGCCGAGCAGGCGGGTTCGGGTAACGGCGACGCTGGAGACGACAAGGGCGACAAGAAGACCGACGAGCAGGCCGCCGGCCTGAACACGCCGGTGCGCGACGGCAAGTTCGAGTTCGTCATCACCAACGTCGAGTCGGGGTTGTCGTCGGTCGGCGAGAACGAGTTCCTCACGGCGGAGGCCCAGGGGCAGTTCGTGGTCGTCACCATGACGGTGAACAACACCAGCAAGGAGCCGAAGGACTTCTCGCCCACCAACCAGAAGCTCTTCGACACCGAGGGCCGCAGCTTCGAGCCCGATACCACCGCGCAGATCTACCTCGGCGGCAGCGACATTCCCGTCTGGGACAACATCAATCCGGGTAACACAGTCGAGGTCAAGGTCGTCTTCGACATGCCCGTCGACGCCAAGCCGGCCAGCATCGAGCTCCACGATTCGATGTTCTCCGGCGGGGTGAAGGTCAACCTCGGCTGA
- a CDS encoding Ltp family lipoprotein — translation MINTQKKRSWAAGVLAVFVMMIGVAAGFGTSTSPQAARGVPAPVIKLVSEKSNAVAMAREYLAYSSFSKSGLIGQLEFEGFSYSDSSAAVDQLEADREVNWYVQAAKSARQYREYSPFSRQGLIEQLEFEGFTSQQAVYGADHS, via the coding sequence ATGATCAACACCCAGAAGAAGAGGTCGTGGGCGGCAGGCGTCCTGGCAGTATTCGTGATGATGATCGGAGTCGCGGCAGGCTTCGGCACCAGCACCTCTCCGCAGGCGGCGCGTGGTGTGCCGGCTCCCGTGATCAAGCTCGTGTCCGAGAAGTCGAATGCGGTCGCCATGGCGAGGGAGTACCTCGCGTACAGCAGTTTTTCGAAGTCGGGGCTGATCGGCCAACTCGAGTTCGAGGGCTTCTCATACTCGGACTCGTCCGCCGCCGTCGATCAACTCGAGGCTGATCGCGAGGTGAATTGGTATGTACAGGCAGCAAAGTCGGCCCGTCAGTACCGCGAGTACTCCCCGTTCTCGCGACAGGGCCTGATCGAGCAGCTGGAGTTCGAGGGTTTCACCTCCCAGCAGGCCGTCTACGGCGCCGATCACAGCTAG
- a CDS encoding MxaD family protein, whose translation MGRSYSLETFDLDFFDDAPVRHVIDVRLPVTPQRAWAEFTRQNTLDWCRAIKKIEFTSPPPYGAGATRKAVLGPGYVTLEEDFFHWTEEPEAGKYHNAFRVKSANVPGIRRFGEATQIDPAEVGCRLRWTFALELPTTSKAVTAFSGPASSTVYKTIEADTLKYFAHLPSAT comes from the coding sequence ATGGGACGTTCCTATTCGCTGGAGACCTTCGACCTCGACTTCTTCGACGACGCACCCGTGCGCCACGTGATCGACGTCCGCCTGCCGGTGACGCCGCAGCGGGCGTGGGCCGAGTTCACCCGCCAGAACACCCTCGACTGGTGTCGGGCGATCAAGAAGATCGAATTCACCTCTCCCCCGCCCTACGGCGCGGGAGCCACCCGCAAAGCGGTTCTGGGACCTGGCTATGTGACGCTCGAAGAGGACTTCTTCCACTGGACCGAGGAACCTGAGGCAGGCAAATACCACAACGCATTCCGGGTCAAGAGCGCCAACGTCCCGGGGATTCGACGCTTCGGTGAGGCCACACAGATCGATCCCGCCGAGGTCGGCTGTCGCCTCCGCTGGACCTTCGCACTCGAACTGCCCACCACATCCAAGGCCGTCACGGCGTTCTCCGGGCCGGCGTCGTCGACGGTGTACAAGACCATCGAGGCGGACACTCTCAAGTACTTCGCGCATCTGCCTTCGGCGACTTAA
- the ilvA gene encoding threonine ammonia-lyase — translation MLLTSADIEKATAELSDVVRRTPLIASRVLSERSGADVWLKCENLQRTGSFKPRGAYLRISRLSAEERARGVVAASAGNHAQGVAWSATELGITSRVYMPTGASLPKIAATKAYGAEVVLAGETVDEALVEAQRYADQTGAVLIHPFDHLDIVAGQATVGVEILEQMPDVTVIVVPLGGGGLLAGVAAAVRTARPEVKVIGVQAAQAAAWPTSLAATRPVPAASMNTMADGIAVATPGDVPFEHVTEYVDDVVTVSEEELSTALLLMLERAKMVVEPAGAAGVAAAVGGTLDLSGRVCVVLSGGNIDPLLLRHVTTHGLTAAGRFLTFTATVSDRPGGLLALLELLRQQGASVIDIVHSRVADDLYLGEVQVTVSVETRGPDHQRDVRGALSEAGFLRG, via the coding sequence ATGCTGCTGACATCTGCCGACATCGAGAAGGCGACCGCCGAGCTGTCCGACGTGGTCCGGCGGACGCCGCTGATCGCGTCCCGCGTGCTCTCCGAGCGGAGCGGCGCCGACGTCTGGCTGAAGTGCGAGAACCTGCAGCGCACCGGCTCGTTCAAGCCGCGGGGTGCCTACCTGCGGATCTCCCGGTTGTCCGCCGAGGAGCGGGCGCGCGGGGTCGTCGCGGCGAGCGCGGGGAACCACGCACAGGGGGTCGCGTGGTCGGCGACCGAACTGGGGATCACCTCACGTGTGTACATGCCCACCGGCGCGTCGCTGCCGAAGATCGCGGCGACGAAAGCCTATGGCGCCGAGGTGGTTCTGGCCGGTGAGACGGTCGACGAGGCGCTCGTCGAGGCGCAGCGGTATGCGGACCAGACCGGTGCGGTGCTGATCCATCCGTTCGATCACCTCGACATCGTCGCCGGTCAGGCAACGGTCGGGGTCGAGATTCTCGAGCAGATGCCCGACGTCACGGTCATCGTCGTACCGCTCGGTGGCGGCGGTCTGCTCGCGGGTGTCGCCGCGGCGGTACGGACCGCGCGACCCGAGGTCAAGGTCATCGGCGTGCAGGCGGCGCAGGCAGCGGCGTGGCCGACGTCGCTCGCGGCGACGCGACCGGTGCCCGCGGCGTCGATGAACACCATGGCCGACGGCATCGCCGTGGCCACGCCCGGCGACGTCCCGTTCGAGCACGTCACCGAGTACGTGGACGACGTCGTCACGGTCAGCGAAGAGGAACTGAGTACGGCGCTGCTGCTGATGCTGGAACGGGCGAAGATGGTCGTCGAGCCCGCCGGTGCCGCAGGCGTCGCCGCCGCGGTGGGCGGAACACTCGACCTGTCGGGACGGGTGTGTGTGGTGTTGTCCGGCGGGAACATCGACCCGTTGCTGCTGCGCCACGTCACCACCCACGGTCTCACCGCGGCCGGTCGGTTCCTGACGTTCACCGCCACCGTCTCCGATCGGCCGGGCGGTCTCCTCGCGCTGCTCGAACTGCTTCGTCAGCAGGGTGCGAGCGTCATCGACATCGTGCACTCACGGGTCGCCGACGACCTGTATCTCGGCGAGGTGCAGGTGACGGTCAGCGTCGAGACGCGTGGACCCGACCACCAGCGGGATGTGCGTGGCGCGCTGAGTGAGGCGGGGTTCCTGCGGGGATAG
- a CDS encoding BTAD domain-containing putative transcriptional regulator, with product MTDPQESDRGEPQTPAVEIGVLGPLTLRIDGVDTAVTGARRRALLAVLAMAGPHGVTTMRLVDSLWDEQLPADPTAALHNLVSRLRRHFGRYSDVVERRPAGYRLVVPDDAIDAAVVRELVTTATTASDPEIRLRLTRRALGLWRGQPLGEFSGVADLDAERVALEELRSRLDDVHLDAMLETGGPGAAAAAKDALAAAPLRESTARILIRALAAEGNTAEAMAAAAGFRVRLAEETGLDPSPALAVLEEQVAAGGLPAVQVSAGRASGPMSAASGPRRPPRPDGPFVGRERERAELTRLLTEHRLLTLTGTGGVGKTRLALEIAGDPTVLTGHTVHIIDLAAVVEPEGVGPAVASTLGLDPGGNPSAASGSPEVLAHAIPGGPMLLVLDNCEHVLAACREVVVALLRGAPEVRILATSRVVLQLSAEYVVRLQPLPTPREACVGEQAMRQPAVRAFIEHARRRVPDFVPAEHDLATVGDIVHRVDGLPLGIELAARQAATMPLDDVARVLDTALDLATGRGHDDRRQQTLRVSLDMSFHLLSAPDRELLTSLAIFPGGVTLRTFGSLARHVSGDGRAVDPAMEPLHRLVDSSLLVADPLAGRYRLLYLVRQFLLDRLRESGGLDAAEDLLLTQCVLTAREIDEDWLGPEEPQANRRLHAELDNFRAARDVALACGRIDELVSITTSLSLVSIWRNIHELWMWAIELAESPEIDGHVREDEVLAAAAEAARLTGRFDLALNLAGRAVDASTSAGRDPNGAAYGASAAVAHFRGDYAVAAQRWSAAADLDSRVGAAYLASSALAIAYGGDRRRAARVLAEAGDRVAADAGGSQHAFLDYVQGELVASRDPATALALYQRAEARAEAVGATFVLGVARVGAASCLAQVGDRASAAQAYRFLLRFWRDSGQPTQLWTTARNAASLLRAVGRREIADLLLSCAELDPAASLDGPRNGDDAASTGGGMAAFVSADDVIDRALRELGETVDELEPGY from the coding sequence GTGACCGACCCCCAGGAGTCGGACCGCGGAGAGCCGCAGACCCCGGCGGTCGAGATCGGAGTGCTGGGGCCGTTGACGCTGCGCATCGACGGGGTGGACACCGCGGTAACCGGCGCTCGGCGTCGTGCGCTTCTCGCAGTGCTGGCGATGGCGGGACCACACGGGGTCACCACGATGCGGCTCGTCGACTCGCTGTGGGACGAGCAGCTCCCGGCCGATCCGACCGCGGCGTTGCACAATCTCGTGTCGCGGCTGCGACGGCACTTCGGCCGGTACTCGGACGTGGTCGAACGACGCCCGGCCGGCTACCGGCTCGTCGTACCCGACGACGCGATCGATGCGGCAGTTGTCCGCGAACTCGTCACGACCGCCACCACCGCTTCTGATCCGGAGATCCGGCTACGGCTCACGCGCCGCGCACTCGGGTTGTGGCGGGGGCAGCCGCTGGGAGAATTCAGCGGCGTCGCCGACCTCGACGCGGAACGTGTTGCGCTGGAAGAACTACGAAGCCGGCTCGACGACGTCCATCTCGACGCCATGCTCGAGACGGGTGGTCCGGGCGCAGCGGCGGCCGCGAAAGACGCACTGGCGGCAGCACCACTGCGCGAGAGCACGGCCCGAATCCTGATCCGGGCATTGGCGGCCGAAGGGAACACGGCGGAGGCGATGGCCGCCGCTGCCGGCTTCCGTGTGCGTCTCGCGGAGGAAACCGGTCTGGACCCGAGCCCCGCGCTGGCCGTCTTGGAGGAACAGGTCGCGGCCGGTGGCCTGCCGGCGGTTCAGGTCTCGGCAGGCCGGGCGTCGGGTCCGATGAGCGCTGCGTCCGGTCCGCGTCGCCCTCCTCGCCCGGACGGCCCGTTCGTGGGGCGCGAACGCGAACGGGCCGAACTGACACGACTTCTCACGGAACACCGTCTCCTCACACTGACCGGGACCGGGGGTGTCGGCAAGACACGACTCGCCCTCGAGATCGCCGGCGATCCGACCGTGTTGACCGGCCATACCGTGCACATCATCGACCTCGCGGCCGTCGTGGAACCCGAAGGGGTCGGGCCGGCTGTGGCGTCGACGCTGGGACTCGACCCCGGTGGCAACCCCTCGGCGGCGTCCGGGTCGCCCGAGGTGCTGGCGCACGCGATCCCGGGTGGACCCATGTTGCTTGTCCTCGACAACTGCGAACACGTCCTCGCGGCCTGCCGCGAGGTGGTCGTCGCGCTCCTTCGGGGTGCACCCGAGGTGCGGATCCTTGCGACATCGCGTGTCGTGCTGCAACTCTCGGCCGAGTACGTGGTACGACTGCAGCCGCTGCCGACACCGCGCGAGGCCTGCGTGGGAGAGCAGGCGATGCGCCAGCCCGCGGTGCGCGCGTTCATCGAGCATGCGCGTCGACGTGTGCCGGACTTCGTGCCGGCAGAGCATGATCTGGCCACGGTCGGCGACATCGTGCACCGCGTTGACGGGTTGCCGCTCGGCATCGAACTCGCCGCGCGACAAGCGGCCACGATGCCGCTGGACGATGTGGCGCGAGTGCTGGACACCGCGCTGGATCTGGCGACGGGACGTGGCCACGACGATCGCCGGCAGCAGACGCTCCGTGTCAGCCTCGACATGTCGTTCCACCTGCTGTCTGCGCCCGATCGGGAGCTACTCACGTCCCTGGCGATCTTCCCCGGTGGGGTCACGCTGCGAACGTTCGGCTCGCTGGCGCGCCACGTGAGCGGCGACGGGCGCGCGGTCGATCCGGCGATGGAGCCGTTGCACCGGCTCGTCGACAGCTCGTTGCTTGTCGCAGACCCCCTGGCAGGGCGTTACCGTCTGCTGTATCTCGTGCGGCAGTTCCTGCTGGACCGACTTCGCGAATCGGGTGGCCTCGACGCGGCCGAGGATCTGCTCCTGACGCAGTGCGTTCTGACCGCACGGGAAATCGACGAGGACTGGCTGGGACCGGAAGAGCCGCAGGCGAATCGGCGATTGCACGCCGAGCTGGACAACTTCAGGGCCGCCCGGGACGTGGCGCTCGCGTGCGGCCGGATCGACGAACTGGTGTCGATCACGACGTCGCTGAGCCTGGTGAGCATCTGGCGGAACATCCACGAGTTGTGGATGTGGGCAATCGAATTGGCGGAGTCGCCGGAGATCGACGGCCATGTGAGGGAGGACGAGGTGCTGGCGGCCGCAGCAGAGGCGGCCCGACTGACCGGGCGCTTCGACCTGGCGCTGAACCTCGCCGGCCGTGCCGTCGACGCGAGTACCTCGGCCGGACGCGATCCGAACGGCGCAGCATATGGCGCGAGCGCCGCGGTCGCGCATTTCCGCGGCGACTACGCGGTGGCGGCGCAACGATGGTCGGCGGCCGCCGATCTCGACTCTCGGGTCGGCGCCGCATATCTCGCATCATCGGCGCTGGCGATCGCGTACGGAGGTGACCGCCGGCGCGCGGCGAGGGTGCTCGCGGAAGCAGGGGACCGCGTTGCCGCTGATGCCGGAGGGTCGCAGCACGCGTTCCTGGACTACGTGCAGGGTGAACTCGTCGCCTCTCGCGACCCGGCCACGGCGCTCGCCCTGTACCAGCGGGCAGAGGCACGGGCCGAGGCGGTGGGCGCGACGTTCGTCCTCGGTGTCGCGCGCGTCGGCGCCGCGTCGTGCCTTGCCCAGGTGGGGGACCGGGCGTCGGCCGCGCAGGCCTATCGATTCCTCCTCCGGTTCTGGCGCGACAGCGGTCAACCCACTCAGCTGTGGACCACCGCCCGGAACGCGGCGTCGTTGCTGCGTGCGGTGGGCCGTCGCGAGATCGCCGATCTGCTCCTGAGCTGCGCGGAACTCGACCCGGCGGCGTCCCTCGACGGACCTCGAAACGGTGACGACGCAGCGTCGACGGGCGGCGGCATGGCGGCATTCGTGAGCGCCGATGACGTGATCGACCGGGCTTTGCGCGAGCTGGGTGAGACCGTGGACGAGCTGGAACCCGGATACTGA
- a CDS encoding class I SAM-dependent methyltransferase: MTNTTSTIDLARVEAFAGQVSADLTHAYHSISVHLGDRLGLWRSLADLGSATSAELAERSGLAPRYVHEWLCVQAAAGYVVLDASSDGGIDTFTLPAEHAMVLADDDSPAAIVAGFEVAAAVWASVDQLAHAYTTGDGIPWHAHDSRLFTGVERFYGTIYRTSLLAEWVPAVDGLSERLTAGIDVLDVGCGLGVPTILLAEAFPKSRFVGVDTHAESVERATAAAIAAGVSDRVEFRVASADDYDGSHDAIVFFDALHDFGDPVAALAHARASLRPGGQVIAVEPFAHDTLADNLTNPVALLFYSGSSYLCVPHSIADGETSLGAQAGPGRLLDAFRAAGLPTARVAATAANLLLEAGV; this comes from the coding sequence ATGACAAACACGACATCCACCATCGACCTCGCCCGGGTCGAGGCGTTCGCCGGCCAGGTGAGCGCCGATCTGACGCACGCCTACCACAGCATCAGCGTCCACCTCGGCGACCGACTCGGCCTGTGGCGGTCCCTCGCCGACCTCGGCTCGGCGACCAGCGCCGAACTGGCCGAACGATCGGGGCTGGCACCTCGCTACGTGCACGAATGGCTCTGCGTCCAGGCGGCCGCGGGTTACGTGGTCCTCGATGCGAGTTCCGACGGTGGCATCGACACGTTCACGCTGCCTGCCGAACACGCGATGGTGCTCGCCGACGACGACAGCCCCGCCGCGATCGTGGCGGGGTTCGAAGTCGCCGCCGCGGTCTGGGCCTCGGTCGATCAACTCGCCCACGCCTACACCACCGGCGACGGAATCCCCTGGCACGCCCACGATTCGCGGCTGTTCACCGGCGTGGAGCGCTTCTACGGCACCATCTACCGCACATCGCTTCTGGCGGAGTGGGTTCCGGCCGTCGACGGACTCTCCGAACGCCTCACCGCCGGCATCGACGTCCTCGACGTCGGGTGCGGTCTCGGGGTTCCGACGATCCTTCTCGCCGAAGCCTTCCCGAAGTCGAGGTTCGTGGGCGTCGACACCCATGCGGAATCGGTCGAACGCGCCACCGCGGCAGCAATCGCCGCCGGGGTGTCCGATCGTGTCGAGTTCCGTGTCGCGTCCGCCGACGACTACGACGGCAGTCACGACGCCATCGTGTTCTTCGACGCACTGCACGACTTCGGCGACCCGGTGGCCGCACTTGCTCATGCGCGCGCGTCACTGCGGCCGGGAGGCCAGGTGATCGCGGTGGAACCGTTCGCACACGACACCCTCGCCGATAATCTGACGAATCCCGTTGCGCTGCTGTTCTACTCGGGGAGCTCGTACCTCTGCGTCCCCCACAGCATCGCCGACGGCGAGACGTCGCTCGGCGCGCAGGCCGGACCCGGCCGACTGCTCGATGCATTCCGGGCAGCCGGCCTGCCGACAGCCAGGGTCGCCGCCACGGCGGCGAACCTGCTGCTGGAAGCCGGTGTGTGA
- a CDS encoding cystathionine gamma-synthase, giving the protein MSERRSAADSVRWQGFSTRAIHAGYDPDPQTGAVNVPIYASSTFAQDGVGGLRDGFEYARTGNPTRRALEANLAALEHGTYGRAFASGMAATDCLLRSALRPGDHLVIPNDAYGGTFRLIDKVFTQWGITYSVAPVSDVAAVRAAIRPETKLVWTETPTNPLLNVGDIETLATIAHEAGAKLVVDNTFASPYLQQPLTLGADVVLHSTTKYLGGHSDVVGGALVTDSEVLDEAFAFLQNGAGAVPGPFDGYLTMRGVKTLAVRMDRHCDNAEKVVEFLNSHDKIDAVLYPGLENHPGHEVAAKQMKRYGGMVSVLVKGGIEEAKQFCARTEVFTLAESLGGIESLIEHPGAMTHASTAGSLLEVPANLVRLSVGIEDIDDILGDLENALR; this is encoded by the coding sequence GTGAGTGAACGACGCAGCGCCGCGGATTCGGTTCGCTGGCAAGGTTTCTCGACCCGCGCCATCCACGCCGGATACGACCCGGATCCCCAGACCGGCGCGGTGAACGTGCCGATCTACGCCAGCTCGACCTTCGCCCAGGACGGCGTCGGCGGTCTGCGCGACGGATTCGAGTACGCCCGCACCGGCAATCCGACGCGACGAGCGCTGGAGGCCAACCTCGCCGCACTCGAACACGGAACCTACGGGCGCGCCTTCGCGTCCGGCATGGCCGCCACCGACTGCCTGCTGCGCTCGGCGCTGCGGCCCGGCGACCACCTGGTGATCCCCAACGACGCCTACGGCGGCACCTTCCGTCTCATCGACAAGGTGTTCACCCAGTGGGGCATCACCTACTCGGTGGCACCGGTGTCCGACGTCGCCGCGGTGCGCGCCGCGATCCGTCCGGAGACCAAGCTCGTCTGGACCGAGACACCCACCAACCCGCTGCTCAACGTCGGCGACATCGAGACGCTCGCCACCATCGCGCACGAGGCCGGCGCGAAGCTGGTGGTGGACAACACCTTTGCCTCGCCCTACCTGCAGCAGCCGCTGACGCTGGGCGCCGACGTCGTCCTGCACTCGACGACCAAGTACCTCGGCGGTCACTCCGACGTGGTCGGCGGTGCGCTGGTCACCGACAGCGAGGTACTCGACGAGGCCTTCGCCTTCCTGCAGAACGGAGCGGGTGCGGTTCCCGGCCCGTTCGACGGCTACCTGACGATGCGCGGCGTCAAGACGCTCGCCGTCCGCATGGACCGTCACTGCGACAACGCCGAGAAGGTCGTCGAGTTCCTGAACTCGCACGACAAGATCGACGCCGTCCTGTACCCGGGACTCGAGAACCACCCCGGGCACGAGGTCGCCGCGAAGCAGATGAAGCGTTACGGCGGCATGGTGTCGGTGCTGGTCAAGGGCGGCATCGAAGAGGCCAAGCAGTTCTGCGCCCGCACCGAGGTGTTCACGCTCGCCGAGTCGCTGGGCGGCATCGAGTCGCTGATCGAACATCCCGGCGCGATGACCCACGCGTCGACGGCCGGTTCTCTGCTGGAGGTTCCCGCGAACCTCGTCCGCCTGTCGGTGGGTATCGAGGACATCGACGACATCCTGGGCGACCTGGAGAACGCGCTGCGCTGA